In Eschrichtius robustus isolate mEscRob2 chromosome 2, mEscRob2.pri, whole genome shotgun sequence, a single window of DNA contains:
- the CAPSL gene encoding calcyphosin-like protein, giving the protein MAGTARHDREMAIQAKKKLTTATDPIEKLRLQCLARGSAGIKGLGRVFRIMDDSNNRTLDFKEFVKGLNDYAVVMEKEEAEELFRRFDKDGNGTIDFNEFLLALRPPMSRARKEVIMQAFRKLDKTGDGVITIEDLREVYSAKQHPKYQNGEWTEEQVFQKFLDNFDSPYDKDGVVTPEEFMNYYAGVSASIDTDVYFIVMMRTAWKH; this is encoded by the exons ATGGCGGGGACGGCACGCCACGACCGAGAGATGGCGATCCAGGCCAAGAAGAAGCTCACCACAGCCACTGACCCCATCGAAAAGCTCCGCCTGCAGTGCCTAGCCAGGGGCTCCGCGGGCATCAAAGGACTTGGCAG AGTGTTTCGAATTATGGATGACAGTAACAATAGAACCCTTGATTTCAAAGAATTTGTGAAAGGGTTAAATGATTATGCTGTGGTCATGGAAAAGGAAGAGGCAGAAGAGCTTTTCCGGAGGTTTGATAAAGATGGAAATGGAACAATAGACTTTAATGAATTTCTTCTCGCATTAAGA CCTCCAATGTCCAGAGCCAGAAAAGAGGTAATTATGCAAGCTTTTAGAAAGTTAGACAAGACTGGAGATGGTGTGATAACAATCGAAGATCTTCGTGAGGTGTACAGTGCAAAACAGCACCCGAAGTACCAAAACGGAGAATGGACGGAGGAGCAAGTGTTCCAGAAATTTCTGGATAACTTTGACTCACCCTATGACAAAGATGGAGTG GTGACCCCCGAGGAGTTTATGAACTACTATGCCGGGGTGAGCGCTTCCATTGACACCGATGTGTATTTCATCGTCATGATGAGAACTGCCTGGAAGCACTAA